A single window of Lepeophtheirus salmonis chromosome 2, UVic_Lsal_1.4, whole genome shotgun sequence DNA harbors:
- the RhoGAP93B gene encoding rho GTPase-activating protein 39, protein MSEWVEIIEPRTHEHMFANLSTGECLWDPPVGVAVKKTSADQWWELFDQNTARFYYYNASSQETVWHRPRNCDIIPLAKLQTLKQNTQVTPTPEGGRSVDLGTQTPGSKSLEPLSPSLSSTCSLKSRLSQTVCQEVSPRHKRRSHTHHAPHRAVPQYHRRRTTIGGADAKYYQEGGTSGSPALSKQRSLEVLQPSPSKRHPSRPPKMNPDYAASSISRSVSFVSRHEPTSWKAGERIARRSVESTPQSSRRKSTEYGGAPSSKVHSPHPSQTENGATTNSKSGPKIMTPLQKYILDQAKLSGYRFGDPIHGEDRDSYVESEDDHRHDDDSDDFADDEEAASEEEGVSSSRASTSSNEEDDYLSEPTYHNVGWNMTKNSDTDAFSEEFDQRMRLGGRLSSYSVQHQVSTMPRPHPPQLPPISSLPTPQYPIPYDVSSLQRNSSRNNHQYSIPSGGSSSFNNHHSSSSSPQVQPGSSTLSVSTSIHSTISCESDIEKYAQDNMNIQKRGLFRRKMTVKDILSWTSEGISKPLTCLSEKGSKKEAIELFKLIQIYMGDRKAKAGMTINSVALDVTTSGYLRSTLRDEIFVQLCKQTTENPRKESLRRGWELLAICLACFPPSSAFAHCLSNYISRHRDPALDDFPDLGKWPIHVQISHFAGICAKRLERIGEGGHLVPKKPSVEDIDQSRLQIFRPSMFGGTLEETLEMQRDRFPHKKIPWILTTLAQQIIQLNGTGTEGIFRVPADMEEVNNLKSRFDQWEVPLCVDCHTAASLLKLWFRELYEPIIPSFLYEEAVNNPDDPKFVVNLVTQRLSESNVNVLAFLIRLLQIFDRQEVIIITKMDSSNISTVFAPNVLRCPSSDPTVILENARKEMAFVKTLIDNFHTAKTEEDPVF, encoded by the coding sequence ATGAGCGAATGGGTGGAGATAATCGAGCCTCGGACTCACGAGCACATGTTCGCGAATCTCTCAACGGGAGAGTGTCTTTGGGATCCTCCAGTGGGTGTTGCAGTGAAGAAGACGAGCGCGGATCAGTGGTGGGAGCTATTTGACCAGAACACGGCCCGCTTCTACTACTACAACGCCTCCTCCCAGGAAACGGTCTGGCATCGCCCCAGGAACTGTGATATCATCCCACTCGCCAAACTCCAGACGCTGAAGCAGAATACGCAAGTGACGCCCACTCCGGAAGGAGGAAGAAGTGTGGATCTGGGGACGCAGACACCTGGCTCCAAGTCTCTGGAGCCCCTCTCCCCCAGCCTCTCCTCCACTTGCTCTCTCAAATCCCGTCTGAGCCAGACAGTGTGCCAAGAAGTGTCTCCCAGACATAAAAGACGCTCCCACACACATCACGCTCCACATCGAGCTGTGCCCCAATATCATCGCCGGAGGACGACGATTGGGGGTGCAGATGCCAAATACTATCAGGAAGGCGGAACGAGCGGCTCTCCCGCCCTCTCCAAGCAGCGGTCCCTGGAAGTGTTGCAGCCCTCCCCCTCCAAACGTCATCCCAGTCGTCCACCAAAAATGAACCCTGACTATGCTGCCTCCTCCATCTCCCGCTCCGTTAGTTTTGTCTCTCGGCATGAACCCACGTCATGGAAGGCGGGAGAGAGGATTGCGCGTCGTTCTGTCGAGTCCACGCCACAATCTAGTCGTAGAAAATCAACTGAATACGGGGGCGCACCTTCCAGCAAAGTGCACTCCCCCCATCCTAGTCAAACAGAAAATGGGGCCACCACGAATTCCAAATCTGGACCTAAGATAATGACTCCCTTACAAAAGTATATACTAGATCAAGCCAAGTTGTCAGGATATCGGTTTGGGGATCCTATACACGGAGAGGATCGTGACTCGTATGTGGAATCAGAAGACGATCATCGGCATGATGACGATAGTGACGACTTTGCTGATGATGAAGAGGCCGCGAGTGAGGAAGAAGGTGTTTCTTCGAGTAGAGCTTCTACATCTTCTAATGAAGAGGATGATTATTTATCTGAGCCTACGTATCATAATGTGGGTTGGAACATGACTAAAAATTCTGACACTGATGCTTTTAGTGAAGAATTTGATCAAAGGATGCGTCTTGGGGGTCGTCTTTCATCTTATTCCGTGCAGCATCAAGTGAGTACAATGCCTAGACCTCATCCACCTCAATTACCCCCCATATCATCACTACCAACACCTCAGTATCCTATTCCCTACGACGTGTCCTCTCTGCAGCGAAATTCTAGTAGAAACAATCATCAATATTCTATTCCAAGTGGTGGCTCTTCTTCCTTCAATAATCATcattcatcatcatcatcaccacAAGTTCAACCTGGATCTTCCACATTGTCAGTTTCCACAAGCATACATAGTACCATTTCCTGTGAGAGTGACATCGAAAAATACGCACAGGATAATATGAATATTCAGAAAAGAGGACTTTTTAGAAGGAAAATGACAGTCAAAGACATTCTCAGTTGGACTTCAGAAGGAATCTCCAAGCCTTTAACATGTCTATCTGAAAAAGGATCCAAGAAAGAGGCCATCGAGCTATTTAaacttatacaaatttatatggGGGATCGGAAGGCCAAAGCAGGGATGACCATTAATTCTGTTGCATTGGATGTGACAACTTCAGGCTACCTCAGATCAACATTACGAGATGAGATTTTCGTTCAGCTCTGTAAACAGACTACCGAAAATCCTCGTAAAGAGAGCCTTAGACGTGGTTGGGAGCTATTAGCTATCTGCCTTGCCTGTTTTCCTCCATCTTCCGCATTTGCTCACTGTTTAAGTAATTACATAAGTCGACACAGAGATCCCGCCTTGGATGATTTCCCAGATTTGGGTAAATGGCCCATACATGTGCAAATTTCGCATTTTGCCGGAATTTGCGCTAAGAGACTTGAAAGAATAGGTGAAGGAGGACATTTGGTTCCAAAAAAGCCCTCTGTTGAAGATATTGATCAAAGCCGACTTCAGATATTTAGACCTTCCATGTTTGGAGGAACTCTAGAAGAAACTCTGGAGATGCAAAGAGATCGGTTCCCCCACAAAAAGATCCCATGGATCCTAACAACTCTAGCACAGCAAATAATACAATTGAATGGAACGGGAACAGAAGGGATCTTTCGAGTTCCTGCAGACATGGAGGAAGTTAATAACTTGAAGAGTCGCTTTGATCAATGGGAAGTTCCTTTGTGTGTAGACTGCCATACAGCAGCTTCCTTGCTTAAGCTTTGGTTTAGAGAGCTTTACGAGCCCATTATTCCTTCCTTTCTCTACGAAGAAGCTGTTAATAACCCAGATGACCCTAAATTTGTAGTGAACTTAGTGACACAACGACTATCAGAATCAAATGTGAACGTTCTAGCTTTCTTAATTCGTCTTCTTCAAATTTTCGATCGTCAAGAAGtgataattattacaaaaatggatTCATCTAATATTAGTACTGTTTTTGCTCCAAATGTGCTTCGTTGTCCATCCTCGGATCCAACAGTTATATTAGAAAATGCTCGGAAAGAAATGGCATTTGTTAAAACTCTCATTGATAACTTTCATACTGCTAAAACTGAAGAGGATCCGgttttttga
- the Tbcd gene encoding tubulin-specific chaperone D codes for MMEAMMEEDQPLGLGSCLNGFVDEEEIGSMIRLVDELEESEALLQKFKTLLSRYQEQPHLIDQYLEGYFEKLNSVVLGGTSQQKRFAASLAVVLIKVRGPKKIHKFMPHDSLLLVKALKNLELLKDTDAWELHYILLLMMSMLVLVPFQMEVLLYTNTEASLSERIYTSILPYLDTTSATQDAAVLLIAKFATRSDTIQNYLPTVIQYCTQKTSNIKGSDFSSLTSGLGGLKTLCSIYKYSGKPELLPYAQRIFDAIKHLMKSENTLVRKFYLKLAQRVALNFLPSKMASWRRKKVAKKLLCTNPLLRDDDIENEEEFVVTEDESCILENIVQDLLDGLKDKDTAVRWSAAKGIGRITNHIPIEFCDDIISSLVALFSFRETDNAWHGGCLALAELARRGLILDSRLNDVMSVVTVALLYDERKGCYSVGSHVRDAACYVCWSFSRSYTKETLGPYTCDFANALLSVMLFDREITCRRAASATFQEIVGRQDLFAHGLEILPITDYYAVGNRTHTYLSLSVTISEYPEYTSPLFKHILLIKTMHWDVNIRELSSQALKNLTVFPTNRDYAIKQGLNDLYGIAMKSEDARVIHGVILGYMDIIYGIVVHHGLSYVTKFLENIRNLSQHLSEKMQQSSLGRELLHLAHLTLIKNASLSAIPFHKDDVLEMWQSIIDDGIPSTDLKIRDFAISTIQPFFQEYFIDSFTKKVLIDRRNFYINKYIQNLDQNFNMREGFTLALGNLPFKILCSKFAPIVEALCKCTRIKNGTEMWAESRRNAIQGICQIFVTMEHQDQNEEFKVLIPQVFECFIEGLNDYTIERRGDIGAWVREAAISGLFTITSYCQKIDFNCSQYIMHFSPLIARQAVEKIDRTRSLAAKTFFKFVRNSFASKEMPDINGILLIFESLPEDFSWSSESETFPLFVQLIKYEKYRSQLILGLIVSIGGVSFGLVKHASSSLFSELAEADNGFLDSFLINVVDILNTNSGNERIVNPYFGFIKHLVEAGNFEDALKNRSIDIFSVMNKEITNSKDPKKNIILHRCDLLTLSNRG; via the exons ATGATGGAAGCAATGATGGAAGAGGATCAACCCTTAGGACTCGGATCTTGTCTTAATGGTTTTGTTGACGAAGAGGAAATTGGATCAATGATTCGCCTCGTGGATGAGCTAGAAGAGTCCGAGGCcttattgcaaaaatttaaaaccctTCTTTCCCGCTACCAGGAACAACCTCATCTCATTGATCAATATTTAGAAGGgtatttcgaaaaattaaactCTGTTGTCCTAGGTGGAACTTCTCAGCAAAAAAGATTCGCTGCATCGCTAGCTGTTGTCCTTATAAAG GTTCGAGGTcccaaaaaaatccacaaattcATGCCTCATGACTCTCTCCTTCTTGTGAAAGCTTTGAAGAATCTTGAACTTCTCAAGGACACGGATGCGTGGGAATTACATTATATCCTTCTGTTAATGATGTCCATGCTAGTACTTGTACCATTTCAAATGGAGGTCTTACTTTACACCAATACTGAAGCATCCTTGAGTGAGCGTATTTATACTTCAATTCTACCGTATTTGGATACGACTTCAGCTACTCAAGATGCAGCTGTGCTATTGATAGCCAAGTTTGCAACTCGAAGTGACACTATACAAAATTATCTTCCTACGGTTATTCAATATTGTACTCAGAAAACCTCCAACATTAAAG GAAGTGATTTTAGTTCTCTCACATCTGGACTGGGTGGTCTAAAAACTCTTTGctcaatatacaaatatagtgGAAAGCCGGAGTTACTTCCCTATGCACAAAGAATCTTTGATGCCATCAAACATTTGATGAAAAGTGAAAATACTTTGGTTCGAAAGTTTTATCTCAAATTGGCACAACGCGTTGCCCTCAATTTCTTACCCTCCAAAATGGCCAGTTGGAGGAGAAAAAAAGTGGCAAAGAAGCTCCTTTGCACTAATCCCCTTCTCAGAGATGATgatattgaaaatgaagaagaatttGTAGTCACTGAAGATGAATCTTGTATCCTTGAAAATATCGTTCAAGATCTACTAGATGGTCTCAAGGATAAGGATACTGCAGTGCGTTGGTCAGCTGCAAAAGGAATTGGAAGGATCACTAATCATATACCCATTGAATTTTGTGACGACATTATTTCCTCATTGGTCGCTTTATTTTCCTTTCGAGAGACCGATAACGCCTGGCATGGAGGTTGTTTAGCTCTTGCAGAGTTGGCAAGACGCGGCTTAATTCTTGATTCCag actcAATGATGTTATGAGTGTTGTAACGGTTGCACTTCTTTATGATGAAAGAAAAGGCTGCTACTCTGTCGGATCCCATGTCCGAGATGCAGCTTGCTACGTTTGTTGGTCTTTTTCTCGTTCATATACAAAGGAAACCTTAGGTCCTTATACATGTGATTTTGCAAATGCCTTACTTTCCGTGATGCTCTTTGATCGAGAAATTACTTGTCGTCGTGCAGCGTCTGCCACTTTTCAAGAAATTGTTGGCCGACAGGACCTTTTTGCTCATGGCTTAGAAATTTTACCCATCACGGATTACTATGCAGTTGGAAATAGAACACATACATATCTGAGTCTAAGCGTTACAATATCCGAATATCCGGAATATACGTCCcctttatttaagcatattttactaataaaaaccaTGCATTGGGACGTAAATATTCGGGAACTATCTTCACAAGCTTTAAAGAATTTGACAGTTTTTCCTACTAATAGAGATTATGCCATCAAGCAAGGGTTGAATGATTTATATGGTATTGCTATGAAGTCAGAAGATGCACGTGTTATTCATGGAGTTATCCTTGGCTACATGGACATTATTTATGGAATAGTTGTTCATCATGGGTTGTCTTATGTCACAAAGTTCCTTGAGAACATTAGGAATCTCAGTCAACATTTATCAGAGAAAATGCAACAGTCTTCGTTAGGAAGGGAACTTCTTCACTTGGCTCATTTAACTCTAATAAAAAATGCTTCTCTTTCAGCTATTCCATTTCATAAAGATGACGTTCTTGAGATGTGGCAATCCATCATCG atgatggAATACCGTCAACAGATTTAAAGATACGAGATTTTGCCATCAGTACAATTCAACCCTTCTTTCAAGAGTACTTCATTGATAGTTTCACTAAAAAAGTCTTGATTGATAGGcgcaatttttatattaataaatatattcaaaatttggatCAAAATTTTAACATGCGGGAAGGATTTACACTAGCACTTGGGAATCTTCCTTTCAAAATACTATGTAGCAAGTTTGCTCCGATTGTAGAAGCTCTTTGCAAATGTACTCGTATTAAAAATGGAACTGAGATGTGGGCAGAATCACGAAGGAATGCCATTCAAGGAATTTGTCAGATTTTTGTAACAATGGAACACCAAGATCAAAATGAGGAATTTAAAGTGTTAATTCCACAAGTGTTTGAATGTTTCATTGAAGGTTTGAATGACTATACTATAGAGAGAAGAGGAGATATTGGTGCTTGGGTCCGTGAGGCGGCTATCTCTGGTCTATTTACAATCACTtcttattgtcaaaaaatcgATTTCAATTGTTCTCAATATATCATGCATTTTTCTCCTCTTATTGCTAGACAAGCAGTCGAAAAAATTGACCGGACAAGATCTTTAGCAgctaaaacttttttcaaatttgtacgGAATAGTTTTGCTTCAAAGGAAATGCCGGATATCAATGGGATATTACTTATCTTTGAATCCCTCCCAGAAGACTTTTCCTGGTCATCAGAGTCTGAGACCTTCCCTCTTTTTGTCCAATTGATCAAGTATGAAAAGTATAGAAGTCAATTAATACTTGGATTAATTGTCAGTATTGGTGGAGTTTCCTTCGGTCTCGTCAAACACGCTAGTAGTTCTTTATTTTCGGAATTAGCGGAAGCAGACAATGGTTTCTTAGATTCCTTTTTAATAAACGTCGTTGATATACTCAATACGAATTCTGGTAATGAAAGGATTGTCAACCCGTATTTTGGATTTATTAAGCATCTTGTTGAAGCTGGGAACTTTGAAGATGCCTTAAAGAATCGCTCCATTGATATATTTTCCGTGATGAACAAAGAAATCACAAACAGTAAagatcccaaaaaaaatattatccttcaTAGATGCGATTTGCTCACTCTTTCAAATCGAGGATAG